One window of the Candidatus Jettenia sp. genome contains the following:
- a CDS encoding MTAP family purine nucleoside phosphorylase — MREQMIGIIGGSGLYNIEGIQEVKEVSIDTPFGKPSDSFMVGTLEGRKVAFLPRHGRGHMILPSELNFRANIYGMKKLGVEHIIAVSAVGSMKEEIKPLDIVIPDQFFDRTQGRISTFFGEGIVGHVSFADPVCSTLANTLFNAAKSIGVRVHKGGTYLCMEGPLFSTGQNRMCTDNGGLASSA; from the coding sequence ATGAGAGAGCAGATGATCGGCATTATTGGGGGGAGCGGCCTTTACAATATAGAGGGAATTCAAGAGGTAAAAGAAGTGTCAATTGATACCCCTTTTGGCAAGCCATCTGATAGTTTTATGGTAGGAACCTTAGAAGGACGGAAAGTAGCTTTTCTGCCACGTCATGGCAGAGGGCACATGATCTTGCCATCAGAACTCAACTTCAGGGCTAATATTTACGGGATGAAGAAATTAGGTGTGGAGCATATCATTGCTGTCAGCGCTGTTGGAAGCATGAAAGAAGAGATTAAACCTTTAGATATTGTTATTCCAGACCAATTCTTTGATAGGACACAAGGCAGGATCAGCACATTCTTCGGAGAAGGAATTGTGGGACATGTAAGTTTTGCCGATCCGGTATGCAGTACCCTTGCCAATACATTATTTAATGCGGCTAAATCCATTGGTGTACGGGTGCACAAGGGCGGTACTTATTTGTGCATGGAAGGCCCTTTATTCTCTACCGGGCAGAATCGAATGTGTACAGACAATGGGGGGTTAGCGTCATCGGCATGA
- the polX gene encoding DNA polymerase/3'-5' exonuclease PolX, which yields MKNHEIAALFERIANVLELKGENAFRINSYRKAARILGDVTEDIEILAREGKLKDIPGIGESMAEKIMEYIHTGKMSKYDEVMKEISEETITLMQIPGLGPKTVAMLNKKLGIVSLSDLEKALQEGKLKGLFGIGDKKIQNIMRGIELFKTSQQRIPIGMAYPVVKGIIEVLKHHSQTKDIQSAGSLRRMKETVGDIDILATGTHGEDIVKSFVTMRGVTQILAAGDTKGSVRVEEGVQVDLRVVREDEFGSALQYFTGSKEHNVHLREIAKKKGYKINEYGIFKDNKRIGGSREEEIYKALGMDWIPPELRENKGEIEAAQEGKLPNLIKLSDIKGDLHNHSNWSDGNSTFEEMAKRAMDMGYKYLVVSDHSQSLHVANGLKEEELLEEIEEIDNLNKKLKGFTLLKATEVDIMADGSIDFPDKLLEKLDVVIASIHSGFKQEKKKITERMIAAIRNPYVNIIAHPTGRLIGKREGYEVDLDKVMEACVETGTALELNCYYDRLDLNDSNCKKAKETGVMIAISTDAHHVDQMWMIELGVGIARRGWLEAKNVINTFLLHDLKAFCKKKRATI from the coding sequence GTGAAAAATCATGAGATTGCAGCATTATTTGAACGGATTGCTAATGTACTGGAGCTTAAAGGGGAAAATGCTTTTCGCATAAATTCTTACCGGAAGGCTGCTCGGATACTTGGAGATGTAACAGAGGATATAGAAATACTTGCCAGGGAAGGGAAATTAAAGGATATTCCCGGCATCGGAGAAAGTATGGCCGAAAAAATTATGGAATATATTCATACCGGAAAAATGTCCAAGTACGATGAGGTAATGAAGGAAATTTCTGAAGAAACAATAACCCTTATGCAGATACCTGGCTTAGGTCCAAAAACCGTAGCCATGTTGAATAAGAAATTAGGTATCGTGAGTTTGAGTGACCTTGAGAAGGCTTTACAAGAAGGCAAGCTAAAGGGGTTATTTGGGATTGGAGATAAGAAGATTCAAAACATTATGAGAGGGATCGAGTTATTTAAGACAAGTCAGCAGCGTATTCCTATTGGAATGGCATACCCTGTTGTGAAAGGGATTATAGAAGTATTAAAACACCATTCACAAACAAAAGATATCCAATCAGCAGGTTCATTGCGCAGAATGAAGGAAACCGTTGGGGATATAGATATACTAGCCACCGGTACACATGGTGAGGATATTGTAAAATCTTTTGTAACTATGCGTGGTGTAACACAGATATTAGCAGCAGGGGATACCAAAGGAAGTGTTCGGGTGGAGGAAGGTGTGCAAGTAGACTTGCGAGTGGTTCGTGAAGATGAGTTCGGTTCTGCATTACAATACTTTACCGGCTCAAAGGAACACAACGTTCATCTCCGGGAGATTGCTAAAAAGAAGGGATATAAGATCAATGAGTATGGCATCTTTAAGGACAATAAAAGGATTGGGGGAAGCAGGGAGGAGGAGATTTATAAGGCACTGGGGATGGACTGGATACCGCCTGAGTTGCGCGAAAATAAGGGAGAAATCGAAGCTGCTCAGGAGGGGAAATTACCGAATCTCATTAAACTTTCAGATATCAAAGGAGATCTCCACAACCATTCCAATTGGAGTGATGGCAATTCCACTTTTGAGGAAATGGCCAAACGAGCTATGGATATGGGATACAAGTATCTCGTGGTATCGGATCACTCACAGTCACTCCATGTGGCGAATGGTTTAAAGGAGGAAGAACTGCTTGAAGAGATTGAGGAGATTGATAATTTGAATAAAAAATTGAAAGGATTTACCTTATTGAAGGCGACAGAAGTGGATATTATGGCTGATGGGTCTATTGATTTTCCTGATAAACTATTAGAAAAACTGGATGTTGTTATAGCTTCTATCCATAGTGGATTTAAGCAAGAGAAGAAAAAAATTACCGAACGAATGATTGCTGCTATTCGCAATCCTTATGTTAACATCATCGCTCATCCAACAGGCCGGTTAATTGGTAAACGTGAAGGGTATGAGGTAGACCTGGATAAGGTTATGGAGGCTTGCGTTGAAACCGGTACGGCGCTTGAGCTTAACTGTTATTATGATAGGCTCGATCTCAATGATAGCAATTGCAAAAAGGCAAAAGAGACAGGAGTTATGATTGCAATTAGTACCGATGCCCACCATGTGGATCAGATGTGGATGATTGAATTGGGTGTGGGGATAGCCCGCAGAGGTTGGCTGGAGGCAAAGAATGTAATTAACACATTCTTACTCCATGACTTAAAAGCCTTTTGTAAGAAAAAAAGGGCAACTATCTAA
- a CDS encoding RNA-binding protein: MNIYVGNLPPDVSEDDLRQAFEVFGKVTSATVIKDIFSGTSKGFGFVEMPAKAEAQAAINGLNSKELKGKMIVVNEARPREEKRRGGGGGRGGSGGRGSSGGGGRGGRYGSSGSGGRRRF, translated from the coding sequence GTGAATATTTACGTAGGTAACTTACCACCTGATGTTAGTGAAGATGATTTGCGACAAGCTTTTGAGGTTTTTGGAAAGGTGACATCCGCTACTGTTATAAAAGATATATTCAGCGGGACATCAAAAGGGTTCGGATTTGTGGAAATGCCTGCTAAAGCTGAAGCACAGGCTGCAATCAATGGCTTGAATAGCAAGGAATTAAAAGGGAAAATGATTGTCGTTAATGAGGCTCGTCCACGTGAAGAAAAACGAAGGGGCGGTGGCGGTGGAAGAGGCGGCAGTGGTGGAAGAGGCAGCAGTGGCGGCGGTGGTAGGGGTGGAAGATACGGTAGTAGTGGCAGCGGTGGAAGGCGACGTTTCTAA
- a CDS encoding transcriptional regulator: MKRVVKVEIITDSLEVENIIKLLEEVGVSGYSVIKDVTGKGHRGVRSGYEFADLFKNSYILVVGEENQMHKVVEAIKPIIKKFGGLCIVSDVILRIHRGDD; encoded by the coding sequence ATGAAAAGAGTGGTAAAAGTAGAAATTATAACAGATTCTCTTGAAGTTGAAAATATTATTAAACTTCTTGAAGAGGTTGGAGTTTCTGGTTACAGTGTTATAAAAGATGTAACAGGAAAAGGCCATCGAGGGGTGCGGTCGGGTTATGAATTTGCAGATTTATTTAAAAACAGTTACATATTAGTTGTGGGTGAGGAAAATCAGATGCATAAGGTCGTAGAGGCTATAAAGCCTATTATAAAAAAGTTTGGTGGGCTTTGTATCGTCTCTGATGTTATATTGAGAATACACAGAGGTGATGACTGA
- a CDS encoding peptidylprolyl isomerase, with protein sequence MVRAKYGDTVKIHYTGKLEDGTIFDTSINRKPLRFTIGKGSIISGLEEAVIGMEPGELKTIRVPSNKAHGSYDEELIVVIDREEFPSNLEPEVGHQLDIYQEDGGTVVVTVTNITEQEVTLDINHPLAGKDLIFHFQLIEIIPPSH encoded by the coding sequence GTGGTACGGGCAAAATATGGTGATACTGTTAAGATCCACTATACGGGAAAACTTGAAGATGGTACGATATTCGATACCTCAATTAATCGAAAACCTTTGAGATTTACCATAGGTAAAGGTTCTATCATTTCTGGTCTTGAAGAAGCAGTAATTGGGATGGAGCCGGGTGAGCTAAAAACAATCAGAGTACCATCAAATAAAGCACATGGTTCATATGACGAAGAATTAATTGTTGTAATAGACCGAGAAGAATTTCCATCCAATTTGGAACCGGAGGTAGGTCATCAGCTAGATATTTATCAAGAAGATGGCGGGACTGTTGTAGTCACGGTGACTAATATTACTGAACAGGAAGTAACTCTGGATATTAACCACCCTTTAGCCGGCAAGGATCTTATTTTTCATTTTCAGCTCATAGAAATTATTCCACCGTCCCATTGA